A window from Malania oleifera isolate guangnan ecotype guangnan chromosome 7, ASM2987363v1, whole genome shotgun sequence encodes these proteins:
- the LOC131160563 gene encoding uncharacterized protein LOC131160563: protein MAAEYSKVLGKAITDSTLEGLPEHVGKTITQRDRAKAATRLSIGGGVFTVCLVHNLTGDTVTYVGYHVWDVPDVHPSFKDIENGQTAIFMQGRTKGTAVVYRGKNAQRDECDIMLAWYNVSWDGKAVNKVYTEIHEANHFNNDTVWDAINKQLDVSAENNTSVWNGCVSTASISTGASPTLNAYFTLADA from the exons ATGGCCGCGGAGTATTCCAAAGTCCTTGGAAAGGCCATCACTGACTCAACTTTGGAAGGACTTCCAGAGCATGTTGGAAAGACGATCACGCAGAGAGATCGAGCAAAGGCAGCGACCCGTCTAAGTATAGGTGGTGGAGTGTTCACAGTGTGTCTAGTTCACAACCTCACCGGAGACACTGTGACCTATGTTGGGTACCATGTTTGGGACGTTCCCGATGTGCATCCTTCCTTCAAAGACATTGAGAATGGACAGACCGCTATATTCATGCAGGGAAGAACCAAAGGCACTGCTGTTGTGTACCGTGGCAAGAATGCCCAACGAGATGAGTGCGACATCATGCTAGCTTGGTACAACGTGAGTTGGGATGGAAAAGCAGTCAACAAG GTGTATACTGAGATTCACGAAGCTAATCACTTCAACAATGACACCGTTTGGGATGCAATTAATAAACAATTGGATGTATCTGCAGAAAACAACACTTCTGTATGGAATGGATGTGTGTCAACTGCGTCAATTAGCACTGGTGCCAGTCCTACCCTTAATGCATATTTCACACTAGCAGATGCATGA